Proteins encoded by one window of Blautia argi:
- a CDS encoding L,D-transpeptidase family protein — protein MSGTQGECKRLEGIRIKLSNQPYSGGIEYRTHVQDYGWQNFVGNGQMSGTSGECKRLEAIQIRLTGEVAEHYDIYYRVHAEEFGWLAWTRNGKSAGTEGFSYRLEGIEIRLIDKNNPAPGNTRGAYKVPMIQYTTHVQDYGWQAALVDGQTSGTEGESKRLEGVKIKLVNQPYTGGIEYATHVQDYGWQNFVGNDSLAGTSGECKRLEAIKIRLTGSMAQYYDVYYRVHVENLGWQDWVKNGEAAGTEGLSYRLEGLEIKLVDKGNDLWIKELDAAKSSSQLVVASVYDGTYASVTMYSKDGDRWKEDFATIGRTGSKGIQKEKEGDKKSPSGIYGLHTPFGIRTNPGCPMAYLQVTENHYWGGSPDKYYNTMVDISESPDYIAGTGEHIIDYGSVYNYCVAIDYNPEGVVGKGSAIFLHCQGKGTTAGCISIPESNMVYLLQHLRSDAKIIIDYETNIGLY, from the coding sequence ATGAGCGGTACACAGGGAGAATGTAAACGCCTGGAAGGAATTCGGATAAAACTGTCTAATCAGCCTTATTCAGGCGGTATTGAGTATCGTACCCATGTGCAGGATTATGGCTGGCAGAACTTTGTGGGGAACGGTCAGATGTCAGGAACAAGCGGAGAGTGCAAACGGCTTGAGGCAATTCAGATACGTCTGACCGGAGAAGTGGCAGAACACTATGATATATATTACAGGGTTCATGCAGAAGAATTTGGGTGGTTAGCGTGGACAAGAAATGGAAAAAGTGCAGGGACAGAGGGGTTTAGCTATCGCCTGGAAGGAATAGAAATACGTCTGATAGACAAGAATAATCCTGCTCCGGGAAATACAAGAGGGGCTTATAAAGTACCCATGATTCAGTATACAACCCATGTACAGGATTACGGGTGGCAGGCAGCATTAGTAGATGGACAGACAAGTGGAACAGAAGGAGAATCAAAACGTTTAGAGGGTGTGAAAATAAAACTGGTGAATCAGCCATATACAGGTGGTATCGAATATGCAACCCATGTACAGGATTACGGGTGGCAGAATTTTGTGGGGAACGACAGTTTGGCGGGAACTTCCGGAGAGTGTAAAAGATTGGAAGCTATTAAAATACGTCTGACGGGAAGTATGGCTCAATATTATGATGTGTATTACAGGGTTCATGTAGAAAATCTGGGCTGGCAGGACTGGGTAAAGAATGGAGAAGCAGCAGGAACAGAAGGTCTTTCTTATCGCCTGGAGGGGCTGGAAATTAAATTAGTGGATAAGGGAAATGACTTGTGGATAAAAGAATTGGACGCAGCGAAAAGTAGTTCTCAGTTGGTTGTAGCTTCTGTCTATGACGGAACCTATGCATCTGTAACTATGTACAGTAAAGATGGTGATAGATGGAAGGAAGATTTTGCGACAATCGGAAGGACTGGTTCAAAAGGAATACAAAAAGAAAAAGAAGGAGATAAAAAGAGTCCTTCTGGTATTTACGGATTACATACTCCATTTGGGATTAGAACAAATCCGGGCTGTCCTATGGCATATCTTCAGGTCACAGAAAACCATTACTGGGGTGGAAGCCCGGATAAATATTATAATACAATGGTAGATATTTCCGAATCTCCTGATTATATTGCAGGAACAGGAGAACATATTATAGATTACGGAAGTGTATATAATTATTGTGTTGCTATAGACTATAATCCAGAAGGTGTTGTGGGGAAGGGCAGCGCTATTTTTCTGCATTGTCAGGGAAAGGGTACAACAGCAGGCTGCATATCCATTCCAGAAAGCAATATGGTTTATTTGCTTCAGCATTTGAGAAGCGATGCAAAAATTATTATTGATTATGAAACCAATATTGGGTTATATTGA